The genomic interval TCAAGCGACTTCCTTAGTTTATCATCACTTCGAAACTTTGTCAACAACTTTTTTTCAAAACTTTTAATTTATTTTGTTAAGTTGTTTGTGTGTCTCTCAGCGACGAGATTTATCTTACCATGATATTAATTCTATTCACTATTTATTAACATTAAAAATTCTAAATTATAATTATAATTCTTTTATTTTCATCTATTTTCTTATTAATTCTTATATTGATACACCTGGATTAGTATATTTAGTTCTTATTTACATTCTAATATAATATATTCAAAATAATTCCAAAACATAATGCAAACTAATATACTAATAAATTTAAAAATACTATTTTTTATTTATGTAACATTAATTTAATCACTTATTTAAAATAATAAAAATATAAGCTACTAAGTAAAAAATACTAGTAGCTTTATATTTATCCATATTAAATTTTGTGTTTTAAAATAATTATGTTTATAAAAAATTATTTCATACCTAACTTTTCCATTATTATTAAAGCAGTATCTTCTATAGCTCTTTGAGTTACATCTATGGTTCTGCATCCTATTTTTCTAAGTATCTTATCTGCAAATTCAAACTCCTCTAATATTCTTGAATCAGAAGCATACTCTATATCTGCTGATATTCTATGAAACTTATCTAATCTTCTTTTTCTTATTTCTATAAGTTGAAGTGGATTTATTGTAAGTCCAAATATTTTCTTTTTATCAATTTCATATAATTCTTCTGGTACACCTACCTCTGGAACTAGTGGAATATTTATTGCCTTTATTCCCTTGTTAGCAAGATACATACATAGTGGAGTTTTAGATGTTCTAGATAATCCAACAAGAACTACATCAGCATTTTTTAATCCTCTATAGTCTTTGCTATCATCATACTGCATAGCAAATTCCATAGCTTCTATCCTCTTATAATAAGTTTCATCAGTATTCCACATAGCACCTGGATTATAATCTGGATATTTATTTAATATTGTTGAAGCTACATTTATTATTGGACCTAATACATTTATTATATTTATATTTTTCTCAATACATTTTTGTGTTAGATACTCTCTAACATTAACAGTTATTATGGTAGATACAATCATACATGCTTCACAATCCTCAATGGTTTTCATTAAATCCTCTACATCTTCTAAGCTTTTAACATAAGGAATTCTTTTAACTTCAGCATTATCCTTAAATTGACTAGCAGCAGCCATAGCCACCTGCTGTGCTGTTTCTCCTATGGAATCTGAAACTGCAAAAATTGTTAACATAAAAATTACTCCTCTCTTTTCCTCTAAAAACAACTATATTATTATTGTTGTTTTTTTAATGTAATTTACTCTCTTTTCCCTTTTAGTTTTTATATTTTATAGCTACTAGAGCTTTTAAACCATAGATTCAAATTAATTCTCATAGTTACTATTTATATAAATAAACTATTTAACCTTTAAAATACTATTATTTTTTAGCAACTATTATAAGATGTTCTGTTGAGTCTCTAAATCTTTCATCTTCACATTTTTCAGTTGCAACCTTTAATAAATTAAAGTATATTTCCTTGTCTTCTAAATAATATTTAGTCATATAAAAAGCTTGTCCACTTAAAAAGCTTTCAGCCCCTGCTCTACTTAATATATTAAAACCTACCTCATTAACCTCAGAAATAGCCTTTTCTGGAACAGTAAAATATGTTTCAGTAAAAGATTCTTCCTGACTAAATCCTTTTTCATCAAATAAGTCATATATCTTATTTATATCTTTATACTCTTGTGGGAAGTCTGAAAGACCTACCTTTAATACCCCTAAAGAATTTATATAAGCTATTAATATAATCCCACCTGGTTTTAATATTCTCATACAATTTTCTAATATTCTAATTCTATCTTCTCTTGACTTAACATGATACATAGGACCCATAAGAAGTATTCCATCAAAGGTATTATCTTTTATAAAGTCTAAATATAAAGCATCTCCACAAATATAATCCTTTGCTTTTAATCCCATACTTTCTATATTATTTTTTGCCATATCTATAGATTTTTCTGACAAATCCATTAAACTAACTTCATATCCTCTTTTTAATAGCTCTATTGAATATCTTCCTGGTCCTGAGCCTATATCTAATATTTTTCCTTCCTGAGGAAAATACTCTTTTATCATGTACATAGTACTAAATAATTCTAATCTATTATATGGATCATTTAATCTAAGCCATTCATTCTTACTATTTTTATTATAGTACTCTCTTATAATATCTGTCATAAAACACCTCGTTATTTATTATGTGTGATAATTTATATATTCTTTTAAAATTCTATATATCCTCTTTAATTGTAATAATTAACTATGTTAAAATTGATTTAGTTTAATTAATGACACTATTATAGACTAAAGTTATAGATATCTCTTTAATATTTATAAAAGTTATTGTTATTTTAATTAAATATTCTAATGGTATATCTTATAGGGAGGTAATAATGAATAAAAAGAAATGGGTAACTATAGGGATACTGCCTATAATGTGGTTGATTTATTTCTTATTTGAGTTTTTAACTGGAAGAATTGAAAAGAATTCTGAAACTCTTATGATGTTGTTTTTAATAATTCCTTTTGCATTAGTAGGATATCTCGTATATGTTTTAGTAAATAAATATAAAGATGGATTTAGCAAAAAAACATTGCTATGGATATTCATGATTCTAATGATTTTAGATCAAGGAATAAAATTTATTATACATAAATGGTTTTTCAATGATCATTTTAATATTATAGGTAATTTTTTAACCTTCCAACCAATTATAAATACAGATGGCTCTTGGCTAAATGTTCGTTTTGGAACTGGATTAGACTTTGGATTCCTTATAATATTAAATTTAATAGCATTAATAATATTCTTTGAATGTTATAGATATTATGTCCATAATGGCCATAAAGATTTTAATGCAGATATGTGTATAGTGTTTATAATGGCTGGTGCTTTATGCTCTTTAATAGATAAAGTGTTTTATGGTGGAAGCTTAGACTTCATAGGTATAAGCAATTTATTTATAGCTGATTTTAAAGATATATATATAAATTTAGCTATTTTATTTTTCATCCTATGTATATACTTCAATGATTACTGGAAAGATGATAGCACTAGTACCTTAAAAGATGATCTTGCTTCAGTAAAAAGATTCTTTATTTTTGCTAAAAATGATTTACTAGTAAATATATTAAAACTTAAGAAATAGTATATTTGTAAGATATCACAAATTTAATCTAATTATCCATTTATAATGGACAAAGCCTCTTATTGTGATATATTAAAGGTGTAGAGAATTTAATATATTAATTGAGAGGAGAGTAGCTATGCTAGTAAGATGTATAGATAATTCATTATGCTCAAGCCTAACTTTTGGTAAAGAGTATGTTGTAATTGAAGAAGGCGATAAATACTATGTTGTAGTTGATGATAGAAACAAGGAAATTACAACTAAAAAGCAAAGATTTGAAGTTATCGAAGATAGTGATTTAGCTAAAAAAGCCAAAGCTACTATAAATGAACTTAACTTCCAAATTAACAATGAATTTAAAGATATCAAAGATTTTAAGGTTAGAACTAACTCTAAAGGAGAAATCAAAGAAGTTATCATTAAATTTAAATACGAATAAGCTATTTACAATTCACACTTTAAATATAAAAGAGATATTATGTTTTAAACATAATATCTCTTTTTTAATATGTATTAAGATTTCTTCTTACCTTTAATAACAGGATTGTTAGTTGTCTTGGCAGGTACTTCTGGTTTAACAACACCATTAAAGAATTGAACCCATTTATCTTCATTCTCAAGAACAACATTATTTTCTATATCTAAGGTTTTAAAATTCTTAATCCAGTCAGGAGAATATTTTATTGCTACAGGTAATGTAGGCATTATATTAAATTTCTGAGCTAGTTCTAATTGAATCTTTGGCCCAGCTACAAACTCCATAAATAGTTCTGAAGCATTTGGATTAGGAGCTGATTTTAATATACCTGCACATTCAGTTATAACGGGTACACCCTCTTCAAAATCAATTCTTGTTATATTGGCATTATCTTTGATTTTTTTATTTAAAACATCTAAAGGTAAAATTCCTATTGGAGTTTCTTTATTGTCTAAAGCTGTAAATAATTCTTCGTAATTATTAAAAAATGTAGCCACATTTAACTTTACACCTTGTAAGAAAGTACTTCCTATATTATCATCATTATTTGCTTCTTTACTTAAATAAGAAGCTGTAGCAGATATAAAATACTTTGTATAATCATTATTAGAATTTACCATTAATAATTTATTAGCTAAATTCCCATTTTTTAAATCAGCTAAACTCTTTGGTACAAGATTTGCTGCTAAGTTAGCTTTATTATAAGCAACTACCATAGGGTTTCTAAATATTGAATACCAATATCCATCTTTATCTCTATAATTATCATCTACATCACTATACCAACTTGTTTTATATCCTTTAAGAATATTATCTGAAGCCATTTTTTTATATAATTCATTATCTCCACCTAAGATAATATCAGTATTTGTATTTTTAAAATCATCTTCTTTTATTTCATCTTTCACTTCATATTTAACTGATATTCCAGTTTCTTTTTTAAATTCTTCAGCTATATAACTATTAACTTCATCAGGATATTTACTTGTTACTACTACTGTACCCTCTAAAGTATTTTCTTTTGATCCACCACAAGATACCATTGAAAATGAAAATACTAAAAGCAAACCTAATGATAATATTTTCTTTATTCCTTTCATTACTCTCCTCCCAAATACTATAAAAATATAATTAAAACTCTTTTTTACATTCTTAACTAACTTAAGTATAAATTATTTTACCACTAATTTATATAATATATTTTTATATACAAAAAAAACCTCTCTTATTAGAGAGGTTTTTGGTGATCTGCCAGGGAATCGAACCCTGGACACCGTGATTAAAAGTCACGTGCTCTACCGACTGAGCTAGCAAATCATAAGACCTGGCGACCACCTACTCTCCCACACAGTCTCCCGTGCAGTACCATCGGCTTCTAAAGGCTTAACCGTCGTGTTCGGAATGGGAACGGGTGTTACCCTAAAGAACATCATCACCAGATGTTTGAAAAAACTTTGTTCTTTCAAAATTGCACATATTTAATTTACTATATTTGGTCAAGCCCTCGATCTATTAGTATCGGTCAGCTGAACATGTTACCATGCTTACACCCCCGACCTATCAACCTTGTGTTCTTCAAGGGATCTTACTAGCTTACGCTATGGGAAATCTCATCTTGAGGTTGGCTTCACGCTTAGATGCTTTCAGCGTTTATCCATTCCCGACTTAGCTACCCAGCTGTGCTCCTGGCGGAACAACTGGTACACCAGAGGTCAGTCCATCCCGGTCCTCTCGTACTAAGGACAGCTCCTCTCAAATTTCCTACGCCCGCGACGGATAGGGACCGAACTGTCTCACGACGTTCTGAACCCAGCTCGCGTGCCGCTTTAATGGGCGAACAGCCCAACCCTTGGGACCTACTTCAGCCCCAGGATGCGACGAGCCGACATCGAGGTGCCAAACCTCCCCGTCGATGTGGACTCTTGGGGGAGATCAGCCTGTTATCCCCGAGGTAGCTTTTATCCGTTGAGCGATGGCCCTCCCACGAGGTACCACCGGATCACTAAGCCCGACTTTCGTCCCTGCTCCACTTGTGGGTGTCGCAGTCAGGCTCCCTTCTGCCTTTGCACTCTTCGAACGATTTCCGACCGTTCTGAGGGAACCTTTGGGCGCCTCCGTTACTTTTTAGGAGGCGACCGCCCCAGTCAAACTGCCCACCTAACAATGTCCTGTGACCAGATTCATGGCCGCCAGTTAGAATTTCAGTACTGTCAGGGTGGTATCCCAAGGTTGACTCCACCAAGGCTGACGCCCTGGTTTCCTAGTCTCCCACCTATCCTGTACAGACAATACCAAAACTCAATGCTAAGCTACAGTAAAGCTCTACGGGGTCTTTCCGTCCAATCGCGGGTAGCGAGCATCTTCACTCGCACTACAACTTCGCCGGATTTACAGTTGAGACAGTGCCCAAGTCATTACGCCATTCGTGCGGGTCAGAACTTACCTGACAAGGAATTTCGCTACCTTAGGACCGTTATAGTTACGGCCGCCGTTTACTGGGGCTTAAGTTCACACCTTCGCTTGCGCTAAGTGTTCCCCTTAACCTTCCAGCACCGGGCAGGCGTCAGCCCCTATACATCAGCTTACGCTTTAGCAGAGACCTGTGTTTTTGCTAAACAGTTGCTTGGGCCTATTCTCTGCGGCCTACTCTCGTAGGCACCCCTTCTCGCGAACTTACGGGGTCAATTTGCCGAGTTCCTTAACTGTAATTCTTCCGCCGGCCTTAGGATTCTCTCCTCACCTACCTGTGTCGGTTTGCGGTACGGGCACTACTTCTCTCTCTAGACGCTTTTCTTGGCAGCGTGGAATCATGTACTTCGGTTCCGTAGAACCTTCCCCATCACGCCTCAGCATTATGAGAGCGGATTTGCCTACTCTCACTGCCTAAACGCTTAGACTAGCATCCAATAGCTAGCACACACTATCCTCCTGCGTCACGCCATCGATAATAACGATGGTAGTGGTACTGGAATATCAACCAGTTGTCCATCACCTACGCCTTTCGGCCTCGGCTTAGGTCCCGACTAACCCTCAGCGGACGAACCTTCCTGAGGAAACCTTAGGTTTTCGGCCTGTGGGATTCTCACCCACATCTCGCTACTGATGCCAACATTCTCACTCGTAACCAGTCCACCGCTCCTTACGGTACGACTTCAGCCCGGTTACGACGCTCTCCTACCGCTTGAACTAAGTTCAAGCCCGTAGCTTCGGTGGTAAGTTTAGCCCCGTTACATTTTCGGCGCAAGATCTCTCGACTAGTGAGCTATTACGCACTCTTTTAATGAATGGCTGCTTCTAAGCCAACATCCTAGTTGTCTTAGAAATCTCACATCCTTTCCCACTTAACTTACACTTTGGGACCTTAGCTGACGATCTGGGCTGTTTCCCTTTTGACCACGGATCTTATCATTCGTAGTCTGACTGCCGAGCTCAAAGTATGTGGCATTCGGAGTTTGATAAGGTTCGGTAAGCGCTATGCCCCCTAGCCCATTCAGTGCTCTACCTCCACTACTCATACTCGACGCTAGCCCTAAAGCTATTTCGGAGAGAACCAGCTATCTCCGGGTTCGATTGGAATTTCTCCGCTATCCACAGCTCATCCCATGCTTTTTCAACAGCAACGTGGTTCGGTCCTCCACGAGGTTTTACCCTCGCTTCAACCTGGCCATGGATAGGTCACCCGGTTTCGGGTCTACGGCATGCAACTAGTCGCCCTATTCAGACTCGGTTTCCCTTCGGCTCCGTACCTTAAGTACTTAACCTTGCTACATACCGTAACTCGTTGGCTCGTTCTACAAAAAGCACCTCATCACCCTCATAAGGGGCTCTGAGCGGTTGTAGGCACACGGTTTCAGGTTCTATTTCACTCCCCTCCCGGGGTTCTTTTCACCTTTCCCTCACGGTACTGCTTCACTATCGGTCATCAGGTAGTATTTAGCCTTGGGAGGTGGTCCTCCCTGCTTCCCACAAGGTTTCACGTGTCTCGTGGTACTCTGGATCATAACTCGTGGTCTTCTCGTTTCACTTACAGGACTATTACCTTCTACGGTGGAACTTTCCAGTTCTCTTCAGTTACAATAGCCTCCACTTTCATGCTATGTCCACAACCCCGG from Clostridium perfringens carries:
- a CDS encoding pyruvate, water dikinase regulatory protein, giving the protein MLTIFAVSDSIGETAQQVAMAAASQFKDNAEVKRIPYVKSLEDVEDLMKTIEDCEACMIVSTIITVNVREYLTQKCIEKNINIINVLGPIINVASTILNKYPDYNPGAMWNTDETYYKRIEAMEFAMQYDDSKDYRGLKNADVVLVGLSRTSKTPLCMYLANKGIKAINIPLVPEVGVPEELYEIDKKKIFGLTINPLQLIEIRKRRLDKFHRISADIEYASDSRILEEFEFADKILRKIGCRTIDVTQRAIEDTALIIMEKLGMK
- a CDS encoding class I SAM-dependent methyltransferase; its protein translation is MTDIIREYYNKNSKNEWLRLNDPYNRLELFSTMYMIKEYFPQEGKILDIGSGPGRYSIELLKRGYEVSLMDLSEKSIDMAKNNIESMGLKAKDYICGDALYLDFIKDNTFDGILLMGPMYHVKSREDRIRILENCMRILKPGGIILIAYINSLGVLKVGLSDFPQEYKDINKIYDLFDEKGFSQEESFTETYFTVPEKAISEVNEVGFNILSRAGAESFLSGQAFYMTKYYLEDKEIYFNLLKVATEKCEDERFRDSTEHLIIVAKK
- a CDS encoding signal peptidase II, encoding MNKKKWVTIGILPIMWLIYFLFEFLTGRIEKNSETLMMLFLIIPFALVGYLVYVLVNKYKDGFSKKTLLWIFMILMILDQGIKFIIHKWFFNDHFNIIGNFLTFQPIINTDGSWLNVRFGTGLDFGFLIILNLIALIIFFECYRYYVHNGHKDFNADMCIVFIMAGALCSLIDKVFYGGSLDFIGISNLFIADFKDIYINLAILFFILCIYFNDYWKDDSTSTLKDDLASVKRFFIFAKNDLLVNILKLKK
- a CDS encoding ABC transporter substrate-binding protein produces the protein MKGIKKILSLGLLLVFSFSMVSCGGSKENTLEGTVVVTSKYPDEVNSYIAEEFKKETGISVKYEVKDEIKEDDFKNTNTDIILGGDNELYKKMASDNILKGYKTSWYSDVDDNYRDKDGYWYSIFRNPMVVAYNKANLAANLVPKSLADLKNGNLANKLLMVNSNNDYTKYFISATASYLSKEANNDDNIGSTFLQGVKLNVATFFNNYEELFTALDNKETPIGILPLDVLNKKIKDNANITRIDFEEGVPVITECAGILKSAPNPNASELFMEFVAGPKIQLELAQKFNIMPTLPVAIKYSPDWIKNFKTLDIENNVVLENEDKWVQFFNGVVKPEVPAKTTNNPVIKGKKKS